CTTCTGCAGTCGTTTCTTCCGGCCTTGGGTTTCAGCCCTCCTCCGGTGGACGTCCATGTTCCACTCGGCGTTGCTCATGTCGTCCGTCTTCTGCTTCTGCTTCCGCGGCTTGTGCTGCTTGCGTTCGGCGGCGATGGCGATGGTCGCGCGAGGGCCGACGAACTTTTTGGGCACCATGGTGTGGAGCTTGGGGAAAATGGCGGGGTCTTGGGAGAAAACACCGCGGTCGGGGGGATATGGCGGCAAGAAATGGAGGGAAGGTGAAAAGGTGGAGGGAAATCTACCTTCTGTCACCGACAGGACGGTCCCACGCCCTTTTCTCCTCCATCTAGTGGTCGTAGGTGCCCCCCGACGCCCTGGGTTCAGCCTGCGATCGCCGAATGTAATTTTGGCCCAATCCGACGAAAATTAAACTTCTGGAGACACGACTAGAGGAAATTAGTAGATCCAACGCTAAATTTCGACTTGGGGAGTGGGTGCTGGAGGgaagagtggagatgctctaactagaCACAGGTCAAAGGGCAACATGCCTTTTCTTGTAGCCTAACATGTCACATGTTTGGCCTTGCGCCTTGTGAAGGAAATACCGTCCCACATAAATGTGCATTTTTTTCActgcatgtatcttaattttgcgGTTGCTATAACTACCTCTGAATAGACgtcttaaatttgtttaaatatgAATATATCTATACGCAATTTAGTGTTTAGATAtattcaaatttagataaattctatacatctatttatagacggagggagtattattttgTTTCTATTACCTTCATTGATTATTATTCAGGTTTAAGGGGTCCAGCCTTAAGATACTCGGAAGCTTCATAGATAGCGACGACGACGAATGGGCAATCGTTGGTGGAAGCGGAGAGTTTTCGTACGCACAGGGTGCGGTGAAATACAAAGTACTCCAGAGCAGCAACGGTACGATTGTGAGGGAGCTTAATATCCGTGTGCTGTGCCAGAACATGCCACCACCGGTCAGTCTACAAAACTGCCCTAATTATATATACAGGATAACATGTCACCACATTTTTTTTGTAATCACTCATGTCGTTAATTTGATCTTGTATACAAAAGTCTGCACATAAGGATGTGCCTGCCGTGGGCGGGGATGGAGGGGATGAGTTTGACGTCAAAGAGGCACCCCAGCGTCTAGAGAGTGTGACAATCAAAAGCGGCGAAACAATCGATTCGATTGCGTTCACCTACACCGATAACGCTGGTAAGAAGCAAACATCGGGTCCATGGGGTGGTAAAGGCGGAGACGAGAAAACGGTGAGTGTGCAATAATCCTCCCTCAGCTCCTTGGGCAGTAATTTAGCTACTAGCTATTTGAGGTTTTTAATCATTCATTCTTTGCAGATCACGTTTGCTCCTGCAGAGACCCTGATCAGGGTTGACGGAACAACCAATTACTTTCAAGGAAAAGTGGCCGTGACCTCGCTTACCTTTGTCACCAACCTGACCACATATGAGACTCTGGGAAAGGGAAAGGACACGGGCGTTGAGTTCACCTTGCCTAGTACCGAAGGTGGAAATGTCGCGGCCTTCTTTGGGCGCGCTGGTTCTTTTCTCCACGCGCTTGGTGTGTACACAGCCTAATAATCTCTTGAAGATTACTACCGCTACGAGTGTCCTTCATTCCCTCCAAGAACCTAATTATTATTGTGTCACGCGACGCCTTCTTTACTGGCTTTCCAAATGTTTCAACAGTAAGAATACGGACACTAGTGATTTCCTCATCTAATTGAGTACCTTGTTGTTTTAGTATGCAATTTCATCCCTCTATCTGGATTTGACACTACTTTTTTTATATGTTTTCATCTACAACTAATAAAACACCAAACTAAAACTTCACTACGTCCACCCAAGAAAGTGTACACAGAAAATTTGTGTGGAACGAGGGAACTTCCTCAGGATGTTGCGCCTCTCGTGATTTCTGGACGATTCTATCGTGTCCGACCCGAGGTATTGTTCATGACGGGATCTCCTCGATTCTCGTCCATGGCGGGCTAGAGCGGAGTGGAGTGCTCCTCCACGCGTCGCGCGAGCATCTCCTCTCGCCACTTGCCTCCAGTACAGCACCAAGCTCACCCACCTCGTGCTCCCCGCCGATAGCTAGGTTCCTCCCAAAATCCAGGGCAAATCGAAGGCTGATGCTGGCGTTCTGTGCGGATGAGGAGGGAAAAGAGGCCGGGGAGAGGTCGCAGTGGGAGGAGTTTGGTGCCGGAGTTGGGGTGGGGGAGATGGGACCTTGCGAAGGCGCTATGGGTGCGGATTTTGGATCGGAAATGGAGAGGCCGAGGCAGACGCGCGGCAAGGTGTCTGGCGGCGAGGCGTCCGAGGAAGGAGCAGCTTCATCGACTAGGCGCAGATGCTTCAGCTTTTGCGCTGGATCTTTTGCGCCAGTCGCCATTGATTCCGAGCTCGTCAACCTCGGTGGAGCTGCGGGGATCGACGGGCCAAGCGATGCCGGAGTCTCGTGCGCCCGCGGTGGTGATAATGGCGCTGCAGGCGCCGATTCAGGGGCGGAAACCTAGTCCAAAGACTAACAAGGTAAGGGACTTGATCCTGCGGGATCTAGAGCGATACGACGCAGAGCGCTGTTGGGGACAAGGAGAAGATGCCGAGGCGGAGAGGTCCTCCGAGGAGAGCTTCGTCCCCGTTCTCACGCTCCAGCTTGGTGTCTCGAAGAGGGTTTTACGCCTCATGGAGCCTCACTTGGGAGTAGCCTCCTCGAGTGATGCTTCAAAGTAGCCATGATGGGCCCAACAACCATAGGTCCATGGCACCCTAGTTGCCAGGGATCTCACAGTATCCCCTGGGCACTTGTCCCATACGTGGCCGTTGATGGCCATGAAGGGGCAAGTGGCCAACCGTTGCTGGCACGAATCTCTTCGTGTGGGTCTGTCGGTCAGAGCAGTTGGTTGCATCTGAGATGTGCATACCAAACGGTAGAAGATCTCCCACCGTTGGTTTGAAAACTGTGGCGTGACAAGACACGATCTTGTGGTTGCGCGCAGAGTTGTTGAGGCGCGTGGCGCCTCTCGGTTATTAATGCGTGGTGATTGAAGCGCTAGCACCCTCCTCGGCCCGGGTATAAGGAGGGGAGAAGGTTCGTCGCCTTCcccactcttcactcttcttcttcctctccctaCCACCAGATGGCGCCAAGGAGGTCTTCAATCTCCATGAAGGGCAAGGCTCCCGCCGCGCCGGAGCTCGTAGATCCTGTGGTGAAGAGACCACGAGGCCGCCCTCCCGGGAGTGGGAAGCGTGGCAGTCGAGGCGGAGGCAGAGCCGGCCGTGTTGGAGAGGCATCGTCATCAGCGCCCGCAGGGATGACGATTCATTGCCGGCGAAGCGGCCGCGCGGCCATCCCCGTGGGAGCCGAGACAAGACCCCCCGCCGTAGGCGAGGCGCTCCTGCACCGAGCCCGGATTTGGCTCCATATCCGGCTCCGTCTCTTTCAAAGAGGAAGAAGCCAGAGATGGGCAGGTCCCGCAGCACTTGGGACCTCCTCGTCTGGCTTGACACTCCTGACTAGAACGAGAGGCTTCGTCCGCCCGAGCGCTTCGCACGCGAGACTCTTCGCGAGATGTCGTGCGGCATGAGGCTGCATCATCCCGGAGGTTGGCATCATTGGcacgcactacaagaaaagttctgatactcAACGTCCAATTTTTGTCAGGTATGGCCCCTTTTTCGTcgtctatgggcctaacccgatgaTATGGGTTATGTGGTCCAAACTgcatcaggcaaagtcctaccacgtttttttcgatTCGTCGCGTTTGGGCGCCCTTCCACCCTGGAAAATCGGACAGTTGCAGAAGTGTTTTTGGGaggccgttgactgctgacgtcatgcaaactgacacgtggcagacaccgttaactgccagttaacgtcgttaaccggctgaaaccccgtggtagagggtaggcccacacaaggcctgccacgctttaagcgggccgacccatttagtttgCGGGTCGGGCCAACTGACTTAGTTTGATCGGTCAACTATATAACTGGGCTGGTCTATTAGATACGTGGGCCGagactaacctctaaggttgactggtcaaaacttaaatgggccggcccactaagcacatGGGCCGGGCCAAATTccttcgtttgaccggtcaaaggATAGCTGGGCAGGCCCActaagcttgtggggcccactttcctgttatcgggccggcacatttagtaagtggggtccaccataaagcaagtaGGCAGGCCCACTAAGTTAGTGGGCTGGtccaataagcatgtgggtccctctttcctgttatcgggtcggcccagttagtaagtggggtccaccataaagcaagtggggctagcccaataagttagtgggccagcccaataagcatgcgggtcccactttcctgttaccgggccggcccagttagtaagtggggtccaccataaagcaagtgggctggcaataagttggtgggccggcccaataagcatgcgggtcccactttcctgttacctggcgggcccagttagtaagtggggtccaccataaagcatgtgggctggcccaacaagttagtgggccggcccaaaaaaatAAAAGTGGGGCCCAatatcctgttatcgggccggcccagttagtgagTGGGGCCCACCTTAAAGAAAGTGGGCTTAGCCAATaagcacgtgggtcccactttcctgttaccgGGCCAACCCAGTTAgtgagtggggtccaccttaaagcaattgggctggcccaataagtaagtaggTCGGCCCGTTAAGTTGGTGGTTCGGTCCACTACATAATATATGTGGGCCTAGTATGGCCGAATAGTCTTGTTGGGCCGACGTGCGTGAAGACCTTTTTACTTGTTGTGTCGGCCCATCTGCGAATTCCTATGTTAACATGCCGGCCtgttaggcgctttaggattttgcgggccgaccCATATGTGATTGGGCCGTTGAAGGGATGGGAAATTGTGATTTAGATTGCGCAGCACATAGAaaaatactgagaatatttacgcagcacatgatttcagtcggatagcctcacttaccacaatcaCCATAGAAAGAATGCGCGAAAGAAGCATAGAAAAtagctaaatattacatcagctgcaaggctttgaaaaaatattacagaacctagAGAAATTGAAtgttaattaaacctagcaatacaattaaGGGATTCAGCAATCTTTCATGTTGTCCAggcaccacctatatctgaaacaaagacattacaagttaagacaacaacaatggaaaggcaaagacactaaaatgttgtttgccaaagaatttggaactcaccaTTTCCTTGTGGTATTCATGCATTAAACACCGAAAATAGTGAGCGATGGGCTACATAATTACACTATATAGGTGGCTGGAATCTCTCAAGAATGTGTGTTCATACATATATACACACACGCAGGCCTATAGCAATACGAAAGATACACGTACTTAAACTAAAGCAGCAGTTACTGGCCTGGCTTATGACAAACCAGATAGATACAATAGTTGTATCATTTGCAATGCAGCAAAAGCAGACCAACATGTTCAGTTACTTCCAAATTGACATGAATTACTACATAATAGAAGGCACTTACTTTTGTAACAAAGAATGAACTAGGTAGTAGTTATAATGTCAACAACTATAGACCAggtaatgcaaaccaacatgctcAATTActtaattggccatgaactaaataatagcagcatTTTACTGTCATGGATAGTAATAAACCGTGTAAAGGAATTATATTCcgaactttgttgtgcagggaaTACTAATCAACACGTTCAGGGACTTAAAATACGTAACAGATAGCACATAGAGGGTAGTGAATGAACTGATAGCACGTAGTTAATTTAGTAGCCCACGACGAACCATGTACAAATAATAATGGCTTTACTTGAACAGAGAATGCAGAGTAACATGTTCAGTGACTTCAATTTGGCACGAACTATGTAATAGGAGGTTGTTACTTTTGTAACAAACAATGAGCCAAATAGAAGTTAAGAtggcaaaagctatagagcagggaatgtgaaccaacatgtgcaattacttaaaattagccatgaactaaataattgcAGGATGTTATGGTAATAGATAGGAATGTACGAGATACGAATTATAACAGCATCATTCCTAAACATGTAGTGAAGGGAATTAAAATCAATATGTTTCGGGACATAAATTTGTAACGAGCAACAAGCAGAGGATAATTAATGCAGGATAGCAGAGCGATAGAATGCAGGAACTAATAGTagtcagttactttgttagcttaagacgaagtagatagaaataacaatggcatcacctgtagtacagggaatgcaaaccaacacgtTCAGttagaacaagattggcatgaacaaactagtagcaggctatattttttgtaacaacaactgagcaagatagaagttatgatggctacatctagagagcagggaatgcgaaccaaaatgttcaatcgcttaaagttagcaatgaactagaaaatagcagggTGTTACtgtcatagctaggaataaacTTAAAGAGCTTcaaacaaacaagcatctgaacccagaacatggcgttaaaacaagggacttagatTAGGAGAAGCACTTTGTGGGAGTCactgcagatcttcctggggttgatagatccggtgatgaagaacactacatgtgctacttgaggTTGGAGAGacagccattacacttcatggttactcatctcatctgcaaaaatgtaacggcacgtcgttagcacaaacaggttcccccaagattaaacaagaacatgcaggaaagcaatagaaaagcaaccgtagaagagtttagatcatgcacagcGATAGTGAAGCAGATccagttcatgcacagcggtgtcggtgagctagatccgatgcgatggacgacggatccggcaaagcggctccggtggggtggacgataccgcagttgaagcgactgcggtagactgttggatgagtatatggttttgaggttcggcggggatgatccggtccagtTGATGACGGTGTCAATGAAGTGGCTCCAGCAGACAGTCGGATgaggaggatcgcgaggcctcgggtaggccagggaagtccaacggggatgttccggtgcggtggtcgtggaggtgggtgatacgtctccgacgtatcgataatttcttatgttccatgccacattattgatgttatctacatgttttatgcacactttatgtcatattcgtgcattttctggaactaacctattaacaagataccgaagtgccagttgctgttttctgctgtttttggtttcagaaatcctagtaaggaaatattctcggaattggatgaaatcaaagcccaggggcctattttctcacgaagcttccagaagtccgaaggagagatgaagaggggccacggaggggccacaccctagggcggcgcggccccccccttggccgcgcggccctgtggtgtggggcccccgtgccgcctcttgacctgcccttccgcctataaaaagtctccgtgacgaaacccccagtaccgagagccacgatacggaaaaccttccaacggacgtgccaaccacacgcatcaagcaaatttctggcgccgttgccggggagatcaagacacgctgcaaggggagtctccacttctcaatctctttactttgtttttgtcttgcttagttttatttactactttgtttgctgcactaaataaaaatacaaaaaaaaaatagttgctagttttactttatttgctatcttgtttgctatatcaaaaacacaaaaaatttagttacttgttttactttacttaatatcatgcatgtttttatttcactagttaagcataatggaaaacaacaaaaatatgagagatctttatgaactttatcttgaattaggacatgatgtgtttgaagagagaattaaaaaacccatggaactttatatgcatgctaatgggaatgttattactatagatgctttgaacaccattgttgctaatgctatggaaaattctaagcttggggaagctggctctgatgagcatgatctttttagtcccccaagcattgaggagaaaattttcttttatgattacaatatgcctcctatatatgatgatagccactttgttgaatttgctcccactacaactaataaaattgattatgcttatgtggagagtaataattttatgcatgagactcatgataagaatgctttatgtgatagttatattgttgagtttgctcatgatgctactgaaaattattatgagagaggaaaatatggttgtagaagttttcatgttactaaaacacctctctatgtgctgaaatttttgaagctacacttgttttatcttcctgatcttgtcactttgcttttcatgaatttatttgtgtacaagattccttttcataggaagcatgttaggcttaaatttgttttgaatttgcctcttgatgctctcttttgcttcaaatactatttcttgcgagtgcatcattaaaactgctgagcccatcttaatggctataaagaaagaactttttgggagataacccatgtgttattttgctacagtactttgtttttattttgtgtcttggaagttgtttactactgtagcaacctctccttatcttatttttgtgttttgttgtgccaagttaagccgttgatagaaaagtaagtactagatttggattactgcacagttccagatttctttgctgtcacgaatctgagtccacctccctgtaggtagctcagaaaattaagccaatttacgtgcatgatcctcagatatgtacgcaactttcattcaatttgagcattttcatttgagcaagtctggtgccattttaaaattcgtcaatacgaactgttctgttttgacagattctgccttttatttcgcattgcctctttcgctatgctggatgaatttctttgatccattaatgtccagtagcattatgcaatgtccagaagtgttaagaatgattgtgtcacctctgaatatgtcaatttatattgtgcactaaccctctaatgagttgtttcgagtttggtgtggaggaagttttcaaggatcaagagaggagtatgatgcaacatgatcaaggagagtgaaagctctaagcttggggatgcacccggtggttcacccctgcatatatcaagaagactcaagcgtctaagcttggggatgcccaaggcatccccttcttcatcgacaacattatcaggttcctcccctgaaactatatttttattccatcacatcttatgtgctttttcttggagcgtcggtttgtttttgttttttgttttgtttgaataaaatggatcctagcattcactttatgggagagagacacgctccgctgtagcatatggacaagtatgtccttggtttctactcatagtattcatggcgaagtttctccttcgttaaattgttatatggttggaattggaaaatgatacatgtagtaattgctattaatgtcttgggtaatgtgatacttggcaattgttgtgctcatgattaag
This region of Lolium perenne isolate Kyuss_39 chromosome 2, Kyuss_2.0, whole genome shotgun sequence genomic DNA includes:
- the LOC127330894 gene encoding uncharacterized protein; translated protein: MATAQANPSYYQRSRVTQQIEQTEHTFKLYMYQYFQPGNNNQRVLLVSGAPNAFGNITALDWTIHDAQSPTSKIVARAQGMALGSELSAIRYFICTNINFTDERFKGSSLKILGSFIDSDDDEWAIVGGSGEFSYAQGAVKYKVLQSSNGTIVRELNIRVLCQNMPPPSAHKDVPAVGGDGGDEFDVKEAPQRLESVTIKSGETIDSIAFTYTDNAGKKQTSGPWGGKGGDEKTITFAPAETLIRVDGTTNYFQGKVAVTSLTFVTNLTTYETLGKGKDTGVEFTLPSTEGGNVAAFFGRAGSFLHALGVYTA